A single region of the Lotus japonicus ecotype B-129 chromosome 4, LjGifu_v1.2 genome encodes:
- the LOC130716035 gene encoding PLASMODESMATA CALLOSE-BINDING PROTEIN 2-like, which yields MDHRHWHLALFCLSLFFGSGLGTVKALRNDLGSQLDDVPIVNPITPGTGNPYLNPTTPGTGNPYLNPTTPQPPDTTGQTPTTPNITPTTPTPTTTTPTPTTTTPTQTTPGTTGGQWCVARPDASDTALQTALDYACGYGGADCSAIQPGASCYEPNTVRNHASYAFNEYYQKNPVPTSCDFGGTASLASTDPSSGSCSYDASSPKTTSQSPPVYVSPPSPVTITPTVPTPPDTTMYGSEPTESPNTASSAFNSLLMLFASGLLGALQLANYF from the exons ATGGATCATAGACATTGGCACCTTGCATTGTTCTGCTTATCTCTTTTCTTTGGATCAG GTCTAGGTACAGTCAAAGCATTGAGAAATGACTTGGGTAGTCAATTAGATGATGTTCCTATTGTCAACCCTATAACTCCAGGCACAGGAAATCCATATCTAAACCCTACAACTCCAGGCACAGGAAATCCATATCTAAACCCTACAACACCTCAACCACCTGACACAACAGGGCAAACTCCCACAACCCCAAACATAACTCCCACTACACCTACCCCTACTACCACAACACCAACCCCTACTACCACAACACCAACCCAGACCACTCCAGGAACAACTGGGGGTCAATGGTGTGTTGCTAGGCCAGATGCTTCAGACACTGCTCTACAGACTGCTCTTGACTATGCTTGTGGGTATGGAGGTGCAGACTGCTCAGCAATTCAGCCAGGAGCAAGCTGTTACGAACCAAACACTGTTCGTAACCATGCTTCGTATGCATTCAATGAGTATTACCAAAAGAATCCAGTACCTACCAGCTGTGATTTTGGAGGAACAGCAAGCCTTGCAAGCACTGATCCAA GTAGTGGGAGCTGCAGCTATGATGCATCATCACCCAAGACAACAAG CCAGAGTCCACCAGTATATGTCAGCCCTCCAAGTCCAGTAACTATAACTCCAACAGTGCCAACTCCGCCAGATACGACGATGTATGGTTCAGAACCAACAGAAAGCCCCAACACAGCTTCATCTGCTTTTAATTCCTTGCTGATGTTGTTTGCAAGTGGTCTCTTGGGTGCACTTCAACTAGCAAATTACTTCTAG
- the LOC130713811 gene encoding carboxyl-terminal-processing peptidase 1, chloroplastic: MNVWLKLSPPSTTTATLSRPPPHLPTIPTTIPRDRVPCSTWVSNTLLAGALSFSLVFSSPPAIALEPLSLPAPLSPSSEACRDVVQPREDTVQTVVTNEGLVEEAWQIVNDSFLDTGRHRWSQDTWQLKREDILGNSIPTRSKAHQIIKRMLASLGDPYTRFLSPEEFSKMARYDMTGIGINLRELPDENGDLRMKVLGIILDGPAHSAGVRQGDEILAVNNMEVKGKSAFEVSTLLQGPNGTSVTIQVKHGNCGPVELIEVQRQLVARTPVSYRLEQTEGGATPVGYLRLKEFNALARKDLVIAMKRLQDMGASYFVLDLRDNLGGLVQAGIEISKLFLKEGDTVISTVGRDPQFQDAIVADTSPLIQAPVIVLVNDKTASASEIVASALHDNCKAVLVGKRTYGKGLIQSVFELQDGSGVVITVGKYVTPNHNDINGNGIEPDFQKLPAWDDVTQRLSKCSMLQKG; this comes from the exons ATGAACGTGTGGCTCAAACTCTCCCCACCTTCCACCACCACTGCAACACTCTCAAGACCACCACCTCATCTTCCCACCATTCCCACCACCATTCCCAGAGACAGAGTCCCCTGCTCCACTTGGGTTTCCAACACACTCCTCGCCGGTGCTCTCTCCTTCAGCCTCGTCTTCTCCTCGCCTCCTGCAATTGCTCTTGAACCTCTTTCCCTTCCAGCTCCTCTCTCTCCTTCCTCTGAAGCATGCCGTGATGTTGTTCAGCCTCGAGAAGACACGGTTCAAACGGTGGTCACCAATGAAGGGCTTGTTGAGGAAGCTTGGCAGATTGTCAATGATAGCTTCCTTGACACCGGTCGTCACCGCTGGTCTCAGGATACCTGGCAG CTGAAGAGGGAAGACATTTTGGGCAATTCCATTCCGACAAGATCAAAGGCACACCAGATAATCAAGCGAATGCTGGCCAGTTTGGGTGATCCTTATACACGGTTTCTTTCCCCTGAGGAG TTCTCCAAGATGGCGAGGTATGACATGACTGGTATTGGAATAAACCTTAGGGAACTTCCTGATGAAAATGGAGACCTCAGGATGAAGGTATTGGGAATAATATTAGATGGTCCTGCTCATTCTGCTGGCGTGAGACAG GGGGATGAAATATTGGCTGTCAATAACATGGAAGTCAAGGGAAAATCAGCATTTGAAGTATCAACCCTGTTGCAAGGCCCTAATGGAACATCTGTGACTATTCAG GTCAAACATGGCAACTGTGGACCTGTTGAATTAATAGAAGTCCAGAGGCAACTTGTTGCTCGTACACCAGTCTCTTATCGCCTGGAACAAACTGAGGGTGGTGCTACTCCTGTTGGGTACTTACGCCTCAAAGAGTTCAATGCATTGGCCAGAAAAGATTTAGTCATCG CAATGAAGCGACTTCAAGACATGGGTGCCTCATATTTTGTATTGGATCTTAGAGACAATCTCGGTGGGCTGGTGCAG GCTGGAATTGAAATTTCAAAGCTTTTCCTAAAAGAAGGAGACACG GTCATCTCCACTGTTGGGAGAGACCCTCAATTCCAGGATGCTATTGTTGCAGATACTTCACCATTGATTCAAGCCCCTGTTATT GTTTTAGTAAATGACAAAACTGCAAGTGCAAGTGAAATA GTTGCTTCAGCACTTCATGATAACTGTAAGGCTGTTCTTGTTGGAAAACGCACATATGGCAAG GGTCTAATCCAATCTGTATTTGAGCTTCAAGATGGATCTGGTGTGGTTATCACTGTTGGGAAGTATGTAACACCAAACCACAATGACATAAACGGCAATGGAATAGAGCCTGACTTCCAGAAACTTCCAG CCTGGGATGATGTCACCCAACGTCTTTCAAAATGCAGCATGCTTCAGAAAGGATAG
- the LOC130715364 gene encoding uncharacterized protein LOC130715364 isoform X1, with product MLKLMSVPVSNLGPNLTVSKLCLGTMTFGEQNTFPQSLRLLDQAFHAGINFFDSAEMYPVPQRAETQGRCEEYLGRWIRQRKIPRDRLVIATKVAGPSGQMTWIRGGPTCLDASNIMEAIDNSLLRMQMDYIDLYQIHWPDRYVPMFGETDYDPVRQYPSISIDEQLEALSRAVEAGKIRYIGLSNETPYGVMKFIQAAEKFASYPKIVSLQNSYSLLCRTFDSAMAECCHQESISLLAYSPLAMGLLSGKYFSPSGGPEDARFNLFKGKYSEGESRYNLSNKVMQAAAKEYLNLAKTYGLHPVSLAIAFVLRNPLVASAVFGATKSWQLQEVLNACKINLTSEVIEEIDKIHSRFPNPCP from the exons ATG TTGAAGCTGATGTCTGTTCCTGTGTCCAACCTTGGTCCTAATCTCACCGTTTCAAAGCTCTGCTTAGGAACCATGACTTTTGGGGAGCAGAACACGTTCCCCCAATCACTTCGCCTTCTAGATCAAGCCTTTCATGCTGGCATCAACTTCTTTGACTCTGCTGAAAT GTATCCGGTGCCTCAGCGTGCTGAGACTCAGGGGAGGTGTGAGGAGTATCTTGGCCGTTGGATCAGACAAAGGAAAATTCCCAGGGATCGTCTTGTGATTGCAACTAAG GTTGCTGGACCATCTGGGCAGATGACTTGGATAAGAGGTGGTCCGACATGTTTGGATGCTAGCAACATTATGGAAGCTATTGATAACAG TTTGTTGCGGATGCAAATGGATTATATTGATCTTTATCAAATTCATTGGCCTGATCG CTATGTTCCAATGTTTGGAGAAACTGATTATGACCCAGTTCGGCAATATCCCTCAATTAGTATAGATGAACAACTTGAAGCTCTCAGCAGAGCTGTGGAAGCTGGTAAG ATCAGGTACATTGGTCTTAGCAATGAAACACCATATGGCGTGATGAAGTTTATTCAGGCCGCAGAAAAATTTGCTTCCTACCCAAAGATAGTATCTTTACAG AATTCGTATAGCCTGCTCTGTAGAACTTTTGATTCTGCAATGGCTGAGTGCTGCCATCAGGAGAG TATTAGCCTGTTGGCCTATAGTCCCCTCGCAATGGGTTTACTTTCAGGGAAATACTTTTCCCCTAGTGGAGGTCCGGAAGATGCTCGGTTCAATCTCTTTAAAG GGAAGTATTCAGAAGGAGAGTCCAGATACAACTTGTCCAACAAAGTTATGCAGGCCGCTGCTAAG GAATACCTTAATCTTGCAAAAACATATGGTCTTCATCCTGTCTCTCTTGCTATAG CCTTTGTTTTGCGAAATCCCCTTGTTGCTAGTGCTGTTTTTGGGGCTACCAAATCATGGCAGCTCCAGGAGGTTCTAAATGCATGCAAGATCAATCTCACATCTGAAGTGATTGAAGAAATTGACAAGATTCATTCAAGGTTTCCAAATCCTTGTCCCTGA
- the LOC130715364 gene encoding uncharacterized protein LOC130715364 isoform X2, translating to MSVPVSNLGPNLTVSKLCLGTMTFGEQNTFPQSLRLLDQAFHAGINFFDSAEMYPVPQRAETQGRCEEYLGRWIRQRKIPRDRLVIATKVAGPSGQMTWIRGGPTCLDASNIMEAIDNSLLRMQMDYIDLYQIHWPDRYVPMFGETDYDPVRQYPSISIDEQLEALSRAVEAGKIRYIGLSNETPYGVMKFIQAAEKFASYPKIVSLQNSYSLLCRTFDSAMAECCHQESISLLAYSPLAMGLLSGKYFSPSGGPEDARFNLFKGKYSEGESRYNLSNKVMQAAAKEYLNLAKTYGLHPVSLAIAFVLRNPLVASAVFGATKSWQLQEVLNACKINLTSEVIEEIDKIHSRFPNPCP from the exons ATGTCTGTTCCTGTGTCCAACCTTGGTCCTAATCTCACCGTTTCAAAGCTCTGCTTAGGAACCATGACTTTTGGGGAGCAGAACACGTTCCCCCAATCACTTCGCCTTCTAGATCAAGCCTTTCATGCTGGCATCAACTTCTTTGACTCTGCTGAAAT GTATCCGGTGCCTCAGCGTGCTGAGACTCAGGGGAGGTGTGAGGAGTATCTTGGCCGTTGGATCAGACAAAGGAAAATTCCCAGGGATCGTCTTGTGATTGCAACTAAG GTTGCTGGACCATCTGGGCAGATGACTTGGATAAGAGGTGGTCCGACATGTTTGGATGCTAGCAACATTATGGAAGCTATTGATAACAG TTTGTTGCGGATGCAAATGGATTATATTGATCTTTATCAAATTCATTGGCCTGATCG CTATGTTCCAATGTTTGGAGAAACTGATTATGACCCAGTTCGGCAATATCCCTCAATTAGTATAGATGAACAACTTGAAGCTCTCAGCAGAGCTGTGGAAGCTGGTAAG ATCAGGTACATTGGTCTTAGCAATGAAACACCATATGGCGTGATGAAGTTTATTCAGGCCGCAGAAAAATTTGCTTCCTACCCAAAGATAGTATCTTTACAG AATTCGTATAGCCTGCTCTGTAGAACTTTTGATTCTGCAATGGCTGAGTGCTGCCATCAGGAGAG TATTAGCCTGTTGGCCTATAGTCCCCTCGCAATGGGTTTACTTTCAGGGAAATACTTTTCCCCTAGTGGAGGTCCGGAAGATGCTCGGTTCAATCTCTTTAAAG GGAAGTATTCAGAAGGAGAGTCCAGATACAACTTGTCCAACAAAGTTATGCAGGCCGCTGCTAAG GAATACCTTAATCTTGCAAAAACATATGGTCTTCATCCTGTCTCTCTTGCTATAG CCTTTGTTTTGCGAAATCCCCTTGTTGCTAGTGCTGTTTTTGGGGCTACCAAATCATGGCAGCTCCAGGAGGTTCTAAATGCATGCAAGATCAATCTCACATCTGAAGTGATTGAAGAAATTGACAAGATTCATTCAAGGTTTCCAAATCCTTGTCCCTGA
- the LOC130710283 gene encoding uncharacterized protein LOC130710283 isoform X2: MSGKVGGAAGHNKASLAGIPPASRKMVQSLKEIVSNIPDNEIYATLKDCNMDPNEAVSRLLSQDPFHEVKSKREKKKESKDTTDSRPRGANNNSSSRGGGGGVRGGADRYAGRGGAAQFNSSDSGLLQGKPASRKENGTPAYGGGSTFFAPNAWDNSASRQVPSYSHSDSAGVSDGVSSSLQHGGVQSAWALNPGQVSMADIVKMGRPQPKAPVHNSAASNHNLNSYQGHASKVSENTNDQSFAVNPNVEQNDEWPSIEHQPAVYGSSVVDTHPNTEYYTNSSNFGEANRQLNNHVDEFVPEDSPVENPDNVGSTSVPVQSVPEDSSESASAFDGSLYKDINSYQSHRHPFDNNEAEDGTSSVAANLEQLNLHNDDQGTEPEEENPSVVIPNHLLLHTPECLNLSFGSFGAVNDASLSGSGPHASRPLKSNLEDTSGATDVATIGSSDARNPEYYGDEHLTTTSDRNMAHITNVDAGVYEHPSISQPEGLKPEPPETSHENQYSFPSSSHEFTYENAQQPDVTYPHSQTSSQIQNLSPFSSVMAYTTLPSALLASTVQTAREDNPYSPFPATQSMPTKYSNIASSIGGPSITMSEALRANNISAPQPNPQALPGANVATGPSLPQHLAVHPYAQPTLPPGHYPNMISYPFLPQSYTYMPSAFQQAFAGSSTYHQSLAAVLPQYKNSISVSSLPQSAAVPSGYGFGSSTSIPGGNYPLNPPSAPTSTTIGYDDVISSQYKDANHMISLQQQQNENSPMWVHGPGSRTMSAVPPSTYYSFQGQNQQPAGFRQNQQPSQQQHFGQLGYPNFYHSQTGMSLEHQQQQQQQNARESLAGSQSQQPKQSQQIWQNSY; encoded by the exons ATGAGCGGCAAAGTCGGTGGCGCTGCGGGCCACAACAAGGCTTCACTCGCGGGGATCCCGCCGGCGAGTCGGAAGATGGTTCAGAGCTTGAAGGAAATAGTCAGTAACATCCCCGATAACGAGATCTACGCCACTCTCAAAGACTGTAACATGGACCCTAACGAAGCTGTTAGTCGCTTACTCTCACAAG ATCCTTTTCACGAGGTCAAGAGCAAacgagagaagaagaaagag AGTAAGGATACAACAGATTCTAGGCCTCGCGGGGCGAATAATAATTCATCTAGtcgcggcggcggtggtggtgttaGAGGTGGTGCTGACCGTTATGCTGGGCGTGGGGGCGCGGCCCAGTTTAATAGTAGTG ATTCTGGTCTCCTGCAGGGAAAGCCTGCTTCGAGGAAGGAAAATGGAACGCCGGCTTATGGAGGAGGCTCGACGTTTTTTGCACCCAATGCGTGGGATAATAGTGCGAGCAGACAAGTACCATCCTACAGCCACAG TGATTCTGCTGGTGTCAGTGATGGAGTATCTTCATCATTACAACATGGTGGAGTGCAATCTGCATGGGCGTTGAACCCGGGTCAAGTGTCAATGGCTGACATTGTCAAGATGGGTAGGCCACAGCCCAAGGCACCCGTGCATAACTCAGCAGCGTCAAATCACAATTTGAATTCATATCAAGGTCATGCTTCCAAGGTTTCAGAGAACACTAATGATCAAAGCTTTGCTGTTAATCCCAATGTTGAACAGAATGATGAATGGCCTTCTATTGAACACCAACCAGCTGTTTATGGCTCCTCGGTCGTTGATACGCATCCAAATACTGAGTACTACACGAACTCATCTAACTTTGGTGAAGCCAATCGGCAACTGAATAACCATGTTGATGAATTTGTACCTGAAGATAGTCCTGTTGAGAATCCAGACAATGTCGGATCTACTTCTGTACCTGTTCAAAGTGTACCTGAGGATAGTTCAGAAAGTGCATCTGCTTTTGATGGTAGCTTGTACAAGGACATAAATTCTTACCAATCTCATCGGCACCCTTTTGATAATAATGAAG CTGAAGATGGTACTTCATCGGTGGCTGCAAACTTAGAGCAGCTTAATTTACACAATGATGATCAAGGGACAGAACCAGAGGAGGAGAATCCTTCTGTAGTAATTCCAAATCACCTACTACTTCATACTCCAGAATGCTTAAATCTTAGCTTTGGAAGTTTTGGAGCTGTCAATGATGCTTCCCTTTCTGGATCTGGGCCACATGCTTCTAGGCCTTTGAAAAGTAACTTGGAGGATACATCTGGAGCAACCGATGTTGCAACAATTGGGTCCTCAGATGCCAG AAATCCTGAGTATTATGGAGACGAGCATCTTACTACTACCTCAGATCGGAATATGGCTCACATAACCAACGTGGATGCTGGGGTTTATGAACATCCTTCCATTTCACAACCTGAGGGTTTAAAACCCGAACCCCCTGAAACTTCTCATGAAAATCAATATTCATTTCCTTCATCTTCACATGAGTTTACTTATGAAAATGCTCAACAGCCAGATGTGACATATCCTCATTCACAGACAAGCTCGCAGATCCAGAACCTGTCTCCCTTCTCTAGTGTAATG GCATACACTACTTTGCCCAGTGCTCTGTTGGCTTCAACGGTTCAAACAGCAAGGGAGGACAACCCATACTCACCTTTCCCTGCAACTCAATCGATGCCTACGAAATATAGCAACATAGCTTCTTCAATTGGTGGTCCCTCTATAACCATGTCAGAG GCTCTAAGGGCAAACAACATTTCAGCGCCTCAACCTAATCCACAAGCTTTGCCTGGTGCCAATGTTGCCACTGGACCTTCACTTCCTCAACACCTTGCTGTCCATCCCTACGCCCAGCCTACTCTTCCTCCGGGACATTATCCTAACATGATAAGTTATCCATTTTTGCCTCAGAGCTATACCTACATGCCATCTGCGTTTCAGCAGGCTTTTGCTGGAAGTAGCACATACCACCAATCTTTGGCAGCTGTGCTTCCACAGTACAAAAACAGCATTTCTGTCAGCAGCTTGCCTCAGTCTGCTGCTGTTCCATCTGGATATGGTTTTGGAAGTTCCACCAGCATTCCTGGTGGAAACTATCCTTTAAATCCACCATCTGCCCCTACTAGCACAACCATTGGATATGATGATGTTATAAGCTCCCAGTACAAGGATGCCAATCACATGATTTCACTACAGCAGCAGCAG AATGAGAATTCTCCAATGTGGGTTCATGGGCCCGGCTCGCGAACAATGTCTGCAGTTCCTCCCAGCACCTATTACAGCTTCCAGGGACAGAATCAGCAACCGGCTGGGTTTCGACAAAACCAGCAGCCGTCCCAGCAGCAGCATTTCGGACAACTTGGGTACCCTAATTTCTACCATTCTCAGACTGGGATGTCTCTGGAACAtcagcaacagcagcagcagcagaatGCTAGGGAGTCTCTTGCTGGTTCTCAGAGCCAACAACCTAAGCAGTCCCAACAAATTTGGCAAAACAGCTACTAA
- the LOC130710283 gene encoding uncharacterized protein LOC130710283 isoform X1 produces the protein MSGKVGGAAGHNKASLAGIPPASRKMVQSLKEIVSNIPDNEIYATLKDCNMDPNEAVSRLLSQDPFHEVKSKREKKKESKDTTDSRPRGANNNSSSRGGGGGVRGGADRYAGRGGAAQFNSSDSGLLQGKPASRKENGTPAYGGGSTFFAPNAWDNSASRQVPSYSHSDSAGVSDGVSSSLQHGGVQSAWALNPGQVSMADIVKMGRPQPKAPVHNSAASNHNLNSYQGHASKVSENTNDQSFAVNPNVEQNDEWPSIEHQPAVYGSSVVDTHPNTEYYTNSSNFGEANRQLNNHVDEFVPEDSPVENPDNVGSTSVPVQSVPEDSSESASAFDGSLYKDINSYQSHRHPFDNNEAEDGTSSVAANLEQLNLHNDDQGTEPEEENPSVVIPNHLLLHTPECLNLSFGSFGAVNDASLSGSGPHASRPLKSNLEDTSGATDVATIGSSDARNPEYYGDEHLTTTSDRNMAHITNVDAGVYEHPSISQPEGLKPEPPETSHENQYSFPSSSHEFTYENAQQPDVTYPHSQTSSQIQNLSPFSSVMQAYTTLPSALLASTVQTAREDNPYSPFPATQSMPTKYSNIASSIGGPSITMSEALRANNISAPQPNPQALPGANVATGPSLPQHLAVHPYAQPTLPPGHYPNMISYPFLPQSYTYMPSAFQQAFAGSSTYHQSLAAVLPQYKNSISVSSLPQSAAVPSGYGFGSSTSIPGGNYPLNPPSAPTSTTIGYDDVISSQYKDANHMISLQQQQNENSPMWVHGPGSRTMSAVPPSTYYSFQGQNQQPAGFRQNQQPSQQQHFGQLGYPNFYHSQTGMSLEHQQQQQQQNARESLAGSQSQQPKQSQQIWQNSY, from the exons ATGAGCGGCAAAGTCGGTGGCGCTGCGGGCCACAACAAGGCTTCACTCGCGGGGATCCCGCCGGCGAGTCGGAAGATGGTTCAGAGCTTGAAGGAAATAGTCAGTAACATCCCCGATAACGAGATCTACGCCACTCTCAAAGACTGTAACATGGACCCTAACGAAGCTGTTAGTCGCTTACTCTCACAAG ATCCTTTTCACGAGGTCAAGAGCAAacgagagaagaagaaagag AGTAAGGATACAACAGATTCTAGGCCTCGCGGGGCGAATAATAATTCATCTAGtcgcggcggcggtggtggtgttaGAGGTGGTGCTGACCGTTATGCTGGGCGTGGGGGCGCGGCCCAGTTTAATAGTAGTG ATTCTGGTCTCCTGCAGGGAAAGCCTGCTTCGAGGAAGGAAAATGGAACGCCGGCTTATGGAGGAGGCTCGACGTTTTTTGCACCCAATGCGTGGGATAATAGTGCGAGCAGACAAGTACCATCCTACAGCCACAG TGATTCTGCTGGTGTCAGTGATGGAGTATCTTCATCATTACAACATGGTGGAGTGCAATCTGCATGGGCGTTGAACCCGGGTCAAGTGTCAATGGCTGACATTGTCAAGATGGGTAGGCCACAGCCCAAGGCACCCGTGCATAACTCAGCAGCGTCAAATCACAATTTGAATTCATATCAAGGTCATGCTTCCAAGGTTTCAGAGAACACTAATGATCAAAGCTTTGCTGTTAATCCCAATGTTGAACAGAATGATGAATGGCCTTCTATTGAACACCAACCAGCTGTTTATGGCTCCTCGGTCGTTGATACGCATCCAAATACTGAGTACTACACGAACTCATCTAACTTTGGTGAAGCCAATCGGCAACTGAATAACCATGTTGATGAATTTGTACCTGAAGATAGTCCTGTTGAGAATCCAGACAATGTCGGATCTACTTCTGTACCTGTTCAAAGTGTACCTGAGGATAGTTCAGAAAGTGCATCTGCTTTTGATGGTAGCTTGTACAAGGACATAAATTCTTACCAATCTCATCGGCACCCTTTTGATAATAATGAAG CTGAAGATGGTACTTCATCGGTGGCTGCAAACTTAGAGCAGCTTAATTTACACAATGATGATCAAGGGACAGAACCAGAGGAGGAGAATCCTTCTGTAGTAATTCCAAATCACCTACTACTTCATACTCCAGAATGCTTAAATCTTAGCTTTGGAAGTTTTGGAGCTGTCAATGATGCTTCCCTTTCTGGATCTGGGCCACATGCTTCTAGGCCTTTGAAAAGTAACTTGGAGGATACATCTGGAGCAACCGATGTTGCAACAATTGGGTCCTCAGATGCCAG AAATCCTGAGTATTATGGAGACGAGCATCTTACTACTACCTCAGATCGGAATATGGCTCACATAACCAACGTGGATGCTGGGGTTTATGAACATCCTTCCATTTCACAACCTGAGGGTTTAAAACCCGAACCCCCTGAAACTTCTCATGAAAATCAATATTCATTTCCTTCATCTTCACATGAGTTTACTTATGAAAATGCTCAACAGCCAGATGTGACATATCCTCATTCACAGACAAGCTCGCAGATCCAGAACCTGTCTCCCTTCTCTAGTGTAATG CAGGCATACACTACTTTGCCCAGTGCTCTGTTGGCTTCAACGGTTCAAACAGCAAGGGAGGACAACCCATACTCACCTTTCCCTGCAACTCAATCGATGCCTACGAAATATAGCAACATAGCTTCTTCAATTGGTGGTCCCTCTATAACCATGTCAGAG GCTCTAAGGGCAAACAACATTTCAGCGCCTCAACCTAATCCACAAGCTTTGCCTGGTGCCAATGTTGCCACTGGACCTTCACTTCCTCAACACCTTGCTGTCCATCCCTACGCCCAGCCTACTCTTCCTCCGGGACATTATCCTAACATGATAAGTTATCCATTTTTGCCTCAGAGCTATACCTACATGCCATCTGCGTTTCAGCAGGCTTTTGCTGGAAGTAGCACATACCACCAATCTTTGGCAGCTGTGCTTCCACAGTACAAAAACAGCATTTCTGTCAGCAGCTTGCCTCAGTCTGCTGCTGTTCCATCTGGATATGGTTTTGGAAGTTCCACCAGCATTCCTGGTGGAAACTATCCTTTAAATCCACCATCTGCCCCTACTAGCACAACCATTGGATATGATGATGTTATAAGCTCCCAGTACAAGGATGCCAATCACATGATTTCACTACAGCAGCAGCAG AATGAGAATTCTCCAATGTGGGTTCATGGGCCCGGCTCGCGAACAATGTCTGCAGTTCCTCCCAGCACCTATTACAGCTTCCAGGGACAGAATCAGCAACCGGCTGGGTTTCGACAAAACCAGCAGCCGTCCCAGCAGCAGCATTTCGGACAACTTGGGTACCCTAATTTCTACCATTCTCAGACTGGGATGTCTCTGGAACAtcagcaacagcagcagcagcagaatGCTAGGGAGTCTCTTGCTGGTTCTCAGAGCCAACAACCTAAGCAGTCCCAACAAATTTGGCAAAACAGCTACTAA